Proteins from a genomic interval of Capsicum annuum cultivar UCD-10X-F1 chromosome 4, UCD10Xv1.1, whole genome shotgun sequence:
- the LOC107869735 gene encoding flavonol synthase/flavanone 3-hydroxylase: MEVARVQAIASITKGMDTIPSEYIHSESERPAATTLHGVVLQVPVIDLSDVDANEGKIVKEIAKASKEWGIFQVINHGIPNEVIANLQKVGKEFFEELPQEEKEFIAKNPRSQSIEGYGTSLQKEVEGKKGWVDHLFHKIWPPSAINYCYWPKNPPSYREANEEYAKRLREVVDKMFKSLSLGLGLEAHEMMEAAGGEDIVYLLKINYYPPCPRPDLALGVVAHTDMSYITLLVPNEVQGLQVFKDGHWYDVNYITNALIVHIGDQVEILSNGEYKSVYHRTTVNKDKIRMSWPIFLEPPSEHKVGPIPKLVNEANPPKFKTKKYKDYVYCKLNKLPQ; this comes from the exons ATGGAGGTGGCAAGGGTACAAGCGATAGCGTCAATAACGAAAGGTATGGACACAATCCCATCAGAGTATATTCATTCAGAGAGTGAACGGCCGGCAGCTACAACGCTGCATGGAGTTGTACTTCAGGTGCCAGTCATCGACCTAAGTGATGTCGATGCTAATGAgggaaaaatagtgaaagagaTAGCGAAGGCTAGCAAAGAGTGGGGAATTTTTCAAGTGATAAATCATGGAATTCCTAATGAGGTGATTGCGAATTTGCAGAAAGTTGGAAAGGAGTTCTTTGAGGAACTACCACAAGAGGAGAAAGAATTCATTGCGAAGAATCCAAGGTCGCAGAGTATAGAAGGGTACGGGACTTCTCTGCAAAAGGAAGTAGAAGGGAAAAAaggttgggttgatcatttgttTCACAAGATTTGGCCACCTTCTGCAATCAATTATTGTTATTGGCCTAAGAACCCTCCTTCCTACAG gGAAGCAAACGAGGAATATGCAAAGAGGCTCAGAGAAGTTGTAGATAAGATGTTTAAGAGCTTGTCACTTGGGCTTGGATTGGAAGCCCATGAAATGATGGAGGCAGCTGGTGGTGAAGACATAGTTTACTTGTTGAAGATCAATTATTACCCACCATGCCCACGACCCGACTTGGCCCTTGGTGTTGTGGCCCATACAGATATGTCCTACATCACCCTTCTTGTCCCAAATGAAGTCCAAGGCCTCCAAGTGTTTAAGGATGGCCATTGGTATGATGTGAACTACATAACAAATGCCCTAATTGTCCACATTGGTGACCAAGTTGAG ATTCTTAGCAATGGGGAATACAAAAGTGTGTACCATCGGACAACAGTGAACAAGGACAAGATAAGAATGTCATGGCCTATTTTCTTGGAGCCCCCATCAGAGCATAAAGTTGGGCCGATCCCTAAGCTGGTTAATGAGGCCAATCCACCCAAATTCAAGACCAAGAAGTACAAGGATTATGTCTACTGTAAGCTTAATAAACTTCCTCAGTGA